A single genomic interval of Flavobacterium sp. N2820 harbors:
- a CDS encoding low molecular weight protein-tyrosine-phosphatase: protein MSVKILMVCLGNICRSPLAEGILRSKLSEKFIVDSAGTGGWHAGELPDKRSIAIARLKGLDISNQRARQFKVSDFTTFDHIFVMDNTNYKEVIALAPNEATKSKVKLILNEIFPNDNNDVPDPYYGGIDGFENVYNMLDQACDEIARKLKK from the coding sequence ATGTCGGTTAAAATTTTAATGGTTTGCTTAGGAAATATTTGCCGTTCTCCTTTGGCAGAAGGTATTTTACGTTCTAAACTTTCTGAAAAATTTATAGTAGACTCTGCCGGAACTGGTGGTTGGCACGCAGGCGAATTACCTGATAAACGTTCGATTGCGATAGCCAGACTAAAAGGTTTGGATATTTCCAATCAAAGAGCGCGACAATTTAAAGTTTCAGACTTTACAACATTTGACCATATTTTTGTAATGGATAACACCAACTACAAAGAGGTAATAGCTTTAGCACCAAATGAAGCAACAAAATCAAAAGTTAAACTCATTTTAAACGAAATTTTCCCAAACGATAACAATGATGTTCCGGACCCATATTATGGCGGCATTGATGGTTTTGAAAATGTTTACAATATGTTAGACCAAGCTTGTGACGAAATTGCAAGAAAACTTAAGAAATAA
- a CDS encoding Do family serine endopeptidase, with the protein MKKFGSLLLVSLLSGAVTLGAYKLFLEPNNAGKLTLASPNYAKNVNLGAENIDFTTAAENTIHAVVHVKNKTISKVPYLDFFYGYRGDREQTQIGTGSGVIITEDGYIVTNNHVIKDATELEVTLNNNKSYIAKLVGTDSKMDIALLKIDANEKLPYAIFGDSDGIKVGEWVLAVGNPYNLNSTVTAGIVSAKARNLANDGIQSFIQTDAAVNPGNSGGALVNTRGELIGINTMISSPTGSYAGYSFAVPSNITRKIIEDLMQFGNVQRGVLGIEGGELNSNFAKELGVNQTQGFYINKVTKNSGAEKAGLSKGDIIVQLDDKKINSFAELTSHINTKRPNDIVQVSVLRDGKQKTIPVKLTKKEILNYEFNGIEFEDIDASDKKQFRIKEGIKIKSISNPEYAEYAELLNGAIILSIDGQVAKDMETVSSYLAKKENQKARYKIITPNGQMYVIIM; encoded by the coding sequence ATGAAAAAATTTGGAAGTTTATTACTCGTATCGCTCTTGAGTGGAGCCGTAACATTAGGTGCTTACAAATTATTTTTAGAACCAAATAACGCAGGAAAACTAACACTTGCATCACCTAATTATGCCAAAAATGTAAATTTAGGCGCTGAGAACATCGATTTTACTACTGCAGCTGAAAACACGATTCATGCAGTGGTTCACGTTAAAAACAAAACCATTTCAAAAGTTCCTTATTTGGATTTCTTTTATGGTTACAGAGGCGACAGAGAGCAAACACAAATTGGAACTGGCTCTGGTGTAATTATAACTGAAGATGGCTATATTGTGACAAATAATCACGTAATTAAAGATGCAACCGAATTAGAAGTTACCTTAAACAATAACAAATCATACATTGCAAAACTTGTAGGAACAGATTCCAAAATGGATATTGCTTTGTTAAAAATTGATGCTAACGAAAAATTACCTTATGCTATTTTTGGCGATTCAGATGGCATAAAAGTTGGAGAATGGGTCTTAGCAGTTGGAAATCCGTACAATTTAAATTCGACTGTTACAGCAGGAATTGTATCGGCAAAAGCTAGAAATTTAGCCAATGATGGAATTCAATCATTCATTCAAACTGACGCTGCTGTTAATCCAGGAAATAGTGGTGGTGCTTTAGTAAACACTCGTGGTGAATTAATTGGAATTAACACCATGATTTCTTCACCAACCGGAAGTTATGCAGGCTATTCTTTTGCGGTTCCATCCAATATTACAAGAAAAATTATTGAGGATTTAATGCAATTTGGAAATGTACAAAGAGGTGTTTTAGGGATTGAAGGTGGCGAATTGAATTCTAACTTTGCAAAAGAATTAGGTGTGAACCAAACGCAAGGATTCTACATTAATAAAGTAACCAAAAATTCGGGTGCCGAAAAAGCTGGATTATCAAAAGGCGATATCATTGTACAATTAGATGATAAAAAAATAAATAGTTTTGCTGAATTAACTTCCCACATCAATACAAAAAGACCTAATGATATTGTTCAGGTTAGCGTTTTGAGAGACGGAAAACAAAAAACAATTCCTGTAAAACTAACAAAAAAAGAAATTCTTAATTATGAATTCAACGGAATAGAATTTGAAGATATTGATGCCAGCGACAAAAAACAATTTAGAATTAAAGAAGGCATTAAAATTAAATCTATTTCTAATCCTGAATATGCAGAATATGCAGAATTATTAAATGGGGCAATAATTTTAAGTATTGATGGTCAAGTAGCTAAAGATATGGAAACCGTTTCTAGTTATTTAGCTAAAAAAGAAAATCAAAAAGCACGTTATAAAATTATTACGCCTAACGGACAAATGTATGTTATCATCATGTAA
- a CDS encoding TlpA family protein disulfide reductase codes for MKKVKIIIFLIAIGVATFIFFKDYSKVSNLPEPTYIAFEQQQVVPFFDWSLIGPTGKTKNLYIDQGNVMIIHFWDANNPKSVEELEIFQKLYDDYKTKAQFYFVTSNTQVEVRSFIEKNKFSFPVFFSLSPAPKPLENKVIPSTYVLNKKGRIVIDTKFSANWNSENFRKVLDELVK; via the coding sequence ATGAAAAAAGTAAAAATTATTATATTTCTTATTGCGATTGGTGTTGCAACTTTTATTTTTTTTAAAGATTACTCTAAAGTTAGTAATTTGCCCGAACCAACTTATATTGCATTTGAACAACAGCAAGTGGTGCCTTTTTTTGATTGGTCGTTAATAGGACCAACTGGAAAGACTAAAAATTTATATATTGATCAGGGTAATGTGATGATTATTCATTTTTGGGATGCAAATAATCCTAAATCAGTTGAAGAATTAGAAATTTTTCAAAAATTGTATGATGATTATAAAACGAAAGCACAATTTTATTTTGTAACAAGCAATACTCAAGTCGAAGTTAGATCATTTATAGAAAAAAATAAGTTTAGTTTTCCAGTTTTTTTTAGTCTTAGTCCAGCACCAAAACCTCTTGAAAATAAAGTTATTCCATCTACTTATGTATTGAATAAAAAAGGAAGAATTGTTATTGATACTAAGTTTTCTGCAAATTGGAACTCTGAAAACTTTAGAAAAGTTTTAGATGAATTAGTTAAATAA
- a CDS encoding acyloxyacyl hydrolase, with amino-acid sequence MKLKLVFIFCLLFFIFGFSQDSIPRYKWLRTGFTFGYASQNTFIKQDSDYTFESKIFKFSNHFKLHRSNKNHFEILIEPSYYRSQHQMINFWFISHTVENGDELRAKYMALKSINEYVLNVGIVYRRLLSSNSSVFAVLNTGPMYIDTDTERLKKGFAFSDILALGYNFRYKNVSFDAKCMFRHVSNANLQTPNFGLNSVGFEFGSYFELQ; translated from the coding sequence ATGAAATTAAAATTAGTATTTATCTTTTGTCTTTTGTTTTTTATTTTTGGTTTTTCTCAAGATTCTATTCCAAGATATAAATGGTTGCGGACTGGTTTTACTTTTGGTTATGCGTCACAAAACACTTTTATTAAGCAAGACAGCGATTATACCTTTGAAAGTAAAATATTTAAGTTTTCTAATCACTTTAAGCTGCACAGAAGCAATAAAAACCATTTTGAAATACTTATTGAGCCTAGTTATTACAGATCACAGCATCAAATGATAAATTTTTGGTTTATCAGTCACACAGTAGAAAATGGAGATGAGTTGAGAGCAAAATACATGGCTTTAAAATCCATTAATGAGTATGTTTTAAATGTTGGAATTGTTTACAGACGATTATTAAGCTCAAATTCGTCTGTTTTTGCAGTTTTAAACACTGGTCCAATGTATATTGATACCGATACAGAACGACTTAAAAAAGGGTTTGCTTTTAGTGATATTCTCGCTTTAGGGTATAATTTTAGATATAAAAACGTGTCGTTTGATGCAAAATGTATGTTTAGACATGTTTCAAATGCTAATTTACAAACGCCAAATTTTGGACTCAACTCTGTAGGATTTGAGTTTGGTTCTTATTTTGAACTTCAATAA
- a CDS encoding glyceraldehyde-3-phosphate dehydrogenase, with amino-acid sequence MDNTILYEKEIAFQADRRKAGVEFIKIISDLWYDKSIELVLFRNQLIDKNVSEIINLHEYAGAFVEKPINIFDSVEIASAIVDLDLPPSRIDIGKLTYEYHLEDDKYNDAKAFVIDKLKNAKNFQEIKPKDVVLYGFGRIGRLLAREMMSKIGKGQQLRLRAIVTRDKNDANLLEKRASLLRYDSVHGDFQGSVIADPENNALLINGTTVHIITANSPEEIDYTAYGIEDALVIDNTGAFTTEEALKRHLISKGASKVLLTAPGKGVPNIVYGVNHEEYNPDEVAIFSAASCTTNAITPVLKAVEDTLQVIKGHLETIHAYTNDQNLVDNMHKKYRRGRAAALNMVITETGAGSAVAKALPSLAGKLTSNAIRVPVPNGSLVVLNLEVGTATSIEEVNNIMKKYALEGELVEQIKYSLNNELVSSDIVGTSAPAIFDSNATIVSGDGKNIVLYVWYDNEFGYSHQVIRLAKYIAKVRRYTYY; translated from the coding sequence ATGGACAATACAATTTTGTACGAAAAAGAAATTGCTTTTCAAGCCGACCGAAGAAAAGCAGGTGTTGAATTTATCAAAATCATTAGTGATTTATGGTATGACAAATCAATTGAATTGGTTTTATTTCGCAATCAATTAATTGACAAAAATGTTAGCGAAATCATCAACTTACATGAATATGCTGGTGCTTTTGTTGAAAAACCTATCAATATTTTTGATTCTGTTGAAATTGCAAGTGCGATAGTTGATTTAGATTTACCACCATCAAGAATTGATATCGGTAAATTAACATATGAATATCATTTAGAAGATGATAAATACAATGATGCCAAAGCATTTGTGATTGATAAATTGAAAAACGCTAAGAATTTTCAGGAAATCAAACCTAAAGATGTTGTTTTGTATGGTTTTGGTCGAATTGGCCGTTTATTAGCTCGTGAAATGATGTCTAAAATTGGGAAAGGACAACAATTACGATTAAGAGCAATTGTTACAAGAGATAAAAATGATGCTAATTTATTAGAAAAAAGAGCGTCTTTGTTGCGATATGATTCGGTTCATGGTGATTTCCAAGGTTCAGTTATTGCAGATCCAGAAAACAATGCTTTATTAATTAACGGAACAACAGTTCACATTATTACTGCAAATTCTCCCGAAGAAATAGACTATACTGCTTATGGAATTGAAGATGCATTAGTTATTGATAATACAGGTGCTTTTACTACAGAAGAAGCATTAAAAAGACATTTAATTTCTAAAGGGGCGAGCAAAGTATTGTTAACCGCTCCAGGAAAAGGTGTACCAAATATTGTTTATGGAGTTAATCATGAAGAATATAACCCTGATGAAGTTGCTATTTTTTCAGCAGCTTCTTGTACAACAAATGCTATTACACCTGTTTTAAAAGCTGTTGAAGATACTTTACAAGTTATTAAAGGACATTTAGAAACTATTCACGCATATACTAACGACCAAAATTTAGTAGACAACATGCACAAAAAATACCGTCGTGGTCGTGCTGCTGCTTTAAATATGGTAATTACCGAAACCGGTGCTGGAAGTGCAGTTGCAAAAGCTTTACCAAGTTTAGCTGGAAAACTGACTTCAAATGCCATTCGTGTTCCTGTTCCAAATGGTTCATTAGTTGTATTGAATTTAGAAGTTGGCACAGCAACTTCGATAGAAGAAGTTAACAACATTATGAAAAAATATGCTTTAGAAGGCGAACTTGTAGAGCAAATTAAATATTCATTAAACAACGAATTGGTTTCTTCAGATATTGTTGGAACTTCGGCTCCAGCCATTTTTGATAGTAATGCTACTATTGTTTCTGGCGACGGAAAAAATATTGTGCTTTATGTTTGGTATGATAATGAGTTTGGATACAGTCACCAAGTAATTCGTTTGGCTAAATATATTGCTAAAGTAAGAAGATACACTTATTACTAG
- a CDS encoding peptidoglycan-binding protein LysM, whose amino-acid sequence MIKKGSYILGLTLLVSVVSSGFISLEEKKVKGFHLADNEVIKYHVANEYENEEKVAVVVPHVGKSFIGFAQKMAYKESRGILHLVNPYGYMGKYQFGKSALRTVGIYDYQEFLRNAEWQDKAFEALIARNKWELRKEIAKFSGKVINGVEITESGLVAAAHLGGAGSVKKYLRSNGKNGFKDGFGTSLSSYIRKFAGYDTSHIKADLYAKVNLE is encoded by the coding sequence ATGATAAAAAAAGGGTCTTACATTTTAGGATTGACACTCCTAGTTTCAGTAGTTTCTTCAGGTTTTATTAGCTTAGAAGAAAAAAAAGTAAAAGGGTTTCATTTAGCAGATAATGAGGTAATTAAATACCATGTTGCTAACGAATATGAAAACGAAGAAAAAGTAGCGGTAGTAGTACCGCATGTTGGAAAATCATTTATTGGTTTTGCTCAAAAAATGGCTTACAAAGAGTCAAGAGGTATATTGCACTTAGTTAATCCTTACGGTTACATGGGTAAATACCAATTCGGAAAAAGTGCACTACGTACTGTAGGTATTTATGATTATCAAGAATTTTTACGTAATGCAGAATGGCAAGACAAGGCTTTTGAAGCATTAATTGCGCGCAATAAATGGGAATTACGTAAAGAAATCGCTAAATTTTCTGGTAAAGTAATCAACGGTGTTGAAATTACAGAATCGGGTTTAGTAGCTGCAGCTCATTTAGGTGGTGCTGGTTCAGTAAAAAAATATTTAAGAAGTAACGGTAAAAACGGTTTTAAAGACGGTTTTGGAACTTCATTATCAAGTTATATCAGAAAATTTGCAGGATATGATACTTCTCATATCAAAGCTGATTTATACGCGAAAGTAAATTTAGAATAA
- a CDS encoding SAM-dependent methyltransferase, whose product MKSPNSLGKLYLIPITLSNPGETTVAPEDVLPQTIKRTIDFIDTYIVENEKTARKFIKSIHPDKKQPDLKISVLNKHTETAEHYEFIKPLLSGENIGLMSESGCPGIADPGAVIVKIAHEKGIQVVPLVGPSSILLALMASGMNGQSFAFNGYLPIDKNDKKQALKSFERLSQEKNQSQLFIETPYRNNKLMEDLLQILQPSTYLCVACDITLPTEYIKTKTINEWKKEKADLHNRPCIFIIHKM is encoded by the coding sequence ATGAAATCACCAAATTCTTTAGGCAAACTGTATTTAATCCCTATCACGCTTTCCAATCCGGGAGAAACTACTGTGGCTCCTGAAGATGTTTTGCCTCAAACCATCAAAAGAACAATTGATTTTATAGATACGTATATTGTTGAAAACGAAAAAACCGCTCGAAAATTTATAAAAAGTATTCATCCCGATAAAAAGCAACCCGATTTAAAAATTTCAGTATTAAATAAACATACAGAAACTGCTGAACATTACGAATTTATCAAGCCACTTTTAAGTGGAGAAAATATTGGATTAATGAGCGAATCTGGTTGTCCTGGAATTGCTGATCCTGGCGCTGTAATTGTAAAAATCGCACATGAAAAAGGCATTCAAGTTGTGCCACTGGTTGGTCCTAGTTCTATTTTATTAGCTCTAATGGCAAGCGGAATGAATGGACAAAGTTTTGCCTTTAATGGCTATTTACCTATTGATAAAAACGATAAAAAACAAGCTTTAAAAAGTTTTGAACGCTTGTCACAAGAAAAAAATCAGTCGCAGTTATTTATTGAAACACCGTATAGAAACAATAAATTAATGGAAGATTTATTGCAAATTTTACAACCAAGCACCTATTTATGTGTGGCTTGCGATATTACTTTACCAACGGAATACATAAAAACAAAAACAATAAACGAGTGGAAAAAAGAAAAGGCCGATTTACATAATCGACCTTGTATTTTTATTATTCACAAAATGTAA
- the dapF gene encoding diaminopimelate epimerase: protein MQVTFYKYQGTGNDFVMIDNRAEFFPKENTQLIEKLCDRRFGIGADGLILLENHADYDFKMVYYNSDGNESSMCGNGGRCLVAFAKQLNVISEKAEFEAVDGYHFATIDANNTVSLQMKDVNAIKNESNYTFLNTGSPHHVQMVDDLKTIDVKSEGAKIRYSDLYGKAGSNVNFVSQLENDIFAVRTYERGVEDETLSCGTGVTAVAIAMHQIGKTKNNQIDLNVEGGKLKVQFEENNGNYTNVFLIGPATFVFEGKIEI from the coding sequence ATGCAAGTTACATTTTATAAATATCAAGGAACTGGAAACGATTTTGTGATGATTGATAATCGTGCTGAATTTTTTCCTAAAGAAAATACACAACTTATTGAAAAATTGTGCGATAGACGTTTTGGAATAGGAGCAGACGGGCTAATTTTGCTTGAAAATCATGCTGATTATGATTTTAAAATGGTTTATTATAATTCAGATGGAAACGAAAGTTCAATGTGTGGAAATGGCGGAAGATGTTTGGTTGCCTTTGCAAAACAATTGAATGTAATTTCAGAAAAAGCCGAATTTGAAGCGGTTGATGGATATCATTTCGCAACAATTGATGCAAATAATACGGTTTCGCTTCAAATGAAAGATGTAAATGCAATAAAAAACGAATCAAATTATACCTTTTTGAATACAGGTTCGCCTCATCATGTGCAAATGGTTGATGATTTAAAAACAATAGATGTAAAATCTGAAGGAGCAAAAATTCGTTATTCTGATTTGTATGGAAAAGCGGGAAGCAATGTTAATTTTGTGAGTCAATTGGAAAATGACATTTTTGCTGTTCGCACCTATGAGCGTGGTGTAGAAGATGAAACTTTGTCATGTGGAACTGGAGTAACAGCTGTTGCCATCGCCATGCATCAAATAGGGAAAACAAAAAATAATCAAATCGATTTAAATGTAGAAGGCGGAAAATTGAAAGTACAATTTGAAGAAAACAATGGAAACTATACCAACGTTTTTTTAATTGGCCCAGCAACTTTTGTTTTTGAAGGTAAAATAGAAATATAA
- a CDS encoding DUF6090 family protein yields MKLFRKLREQFIVKLAYINYFKYAIGEIVLVVIGILIALQINNWNEIRKQEIVIQNYYVKISNEIDSLLKLLENNTGYTEYMTKELKYCIDYMESKRIDSNAVYLEKLKLTTDCASQTFFYPVINEFLSQGYLTKVNDKKISKYFENLSYYQQQINVNDEDRTNYCVMQLQPFIQKNINYSDIMLDSGVNPHFDLPDVSTKNGPKTDFQKMQNSIELWNLIYRKIEIERDALVINKSLISTLKKIKKQIEILKIKDDKE; encoded by the coding sequence ATGAAATTATTCAGAAAGTTACGCGAACAATTTATTGTAAAGTTAGCCTATATAAATTATTTCAAATATGCTATTGGTGAAATTGTTTTAGTTGTTATTGGAATATTAATTGCTCTACAAATTAACAATTGGAACGAAATAAGAAAACAAGAAATTGTTATTCAAAATTACTATGTTAAAATTTCAAATGAAATTGATTCTCTATTAAAATTGTTAGAAAACAATACTGGTTACACAGAATATATGACAAAAGAATTAAAATATTGTATTGATTATATGGAAAGTAAAAGAATTGATTCTAATGCTGTATATTTAGAAAAACTTAAATTAACAACAGATTGTGCGTCTCAAACATTTTTTTATCCTGTAATAAATGAGTTTCTATCGCAAGGATATTTAACAAAAGTAAATGATAAAAAAATTAGCAAGTATTTCGAGAATCTATCTTATTATCAACAGCAAATAAATGTTAATGATGAGGATAGAACTAATTATTGTGTAATGCAATTGCAACCATTCATTCAAAAAAATATTAATTATTCTGATATTATGCTGGACAGTGGTGTAAATCCTCATTTCGATTTGCCTGATGTTTCTACTAAAAATGGACCAAAAACTGATTTTCAAAAAATGCAAAATTCTATAGAACTTTGGAACTTAATTTATAGAAAAATTGAAATCGAAAGAGATGCTTTAGTTATTAATAAGTCGTTAATTTCAACACTAAAAAAAATAAAAAAACAGATTGAGATATTAAAAATCAAAGACGATAAAGAATAA
- a CDS encoding GNAT family N-acetyltransferase translates to MITLTGNTIYLRALEPEDLEFIYAIENNESVWEVSNTQTPYSRFLIRQYLENAHQDIYEAKQLRLAICLSDTFEAIGLIDLFDFDPKNNRAGVGIVISNESNRNSGIGSEALQLVINYAFNQLQLHQLYANIGSDNEISKQLFTKFGFQKIGTKKDWIKVDNIFKDEILFQLINN, encoded by the coding sequence ATGATAACACTAACTGGAAATACCATATATCTGCGCGCACTTGAACCCGAAGATTTAGAGTTTATCTATGCTATAGAAAATAACGAATCGGTTTGGGAAGTAAGCAATACACAAACACCCTACAGTCGTTTTTTAATTCGTCAGTATTTAGAAAATGCACATCAGGATATATACGAAGCGAAGCAATTGCGATTGGCTATTTGTTTAAGTGATACTTTTGAAGCAATTGGTTTAATTGATTTGTTTGATTTTGATCCTAAAAATAACAGAGCTGGAGTTGGTATTGTAATCTCAAACGAGAGTAATAGAAATTCTGGAATAGGTTCAGAAGCATTACAATTGGTAATCAATTATGCTTTTAATCAATTACAGTTGCATCAATTGTATGCAAATATAGGAAGCGATAATGAAATTAGTAAGCAACTTTTTACTAAATTTGGCTTTCAAAAAATTGGAACAAAAAAAGATTGGATAAAAGTAGATAACATTTTTAAAGACGAAATACTTTTTCAATTAATCAATAACTAA
- the mltG gene encoding endolytic transglycosylase MltG: MNVKKIISIIAVAGIVIATAVGVYVYFKAFTPNTQFSQNEVYVYIPSNSNYAQVSEIVKPLIKDFEKFDFVATSRNYSTNVKAGKFLFKKDMTSFDMVRSLRLNVPVKVAFNNQETIGKLVQRLSTQLEPDSLALEVAFTNTPFLQENGFTEETILALFIPNTYEFYWNTPANKIANKLAKEYNKFWNEARLAKAKAKNLTPIQVYTLASIVHKETAKVDERPDVAGVYLNRLTQDMPLQADPTVIYAIKKQTGDFDQEIKRVFYNDLRIKSAYNTYINKGLPPGPIAMPDVSAIDAVLNATNHDYIYFCANPDKPGYHAFASSYEAHQVNAKKYADWVSKLGINR; this comes from the coding sequence TTGAACGTAAAAAAAATAATTTCAATCATTGCTGTTGCAGGAATTGTAATTGCAACTGCAGTTGGTGTTTATGTCTATTTTAAAGCATTTACACCAAATACTCAATTTTCTCAAAATGAGGTTTATGTTTATATTCCTTCGAATTCAAACTATGCACAAGTATCCGAAATTGTGAAACCATTAATTAAAGATTTTGAAAAATTTGATTTCGTAGCTACTTCAAGAAATTACAGTACCAACGTAAAAGCTGGAAAATTTCTTTTCAAAAAAGACATGACCAGTTTTGATATGGTAAGAAGCTTACGCTTAAACGTTCCTGTTAAAGTTGCATTTAATAATCAAGAAACGATAGGTAAATTGGTACAACGTTTGTCAACCCAATTAGAACCTGATAGTTTGGCTTTAGAAGTTGCTTTTACAAACACGCCTTTTTTACAAGAAAACGGCTTTACTGAAGAAACAATTTTAGCCTTGTTTATTCCAAATACATACGAGTTTTATTGGAATACACCTGCAAACAAAATAGCTAATAAATTGGCTAAAGAATATAATAAGTTTTGGAACGAGGCCCGATTAGCAAAAGCAAAAGCTAAAAATTTAACACCAATTCAAGTCTATACTTTAGCCTCAATTGTACATAAAGAAACGGCAAAAGTAGACGAGCGTCCAGATGTTGCTGGAGTTTACTTAAATCGTTTAACACAAGACATGCCTTTACAAGCCGATCCAACGGTTATTTATGCTATTAAAAAGCAAACAGGTGATTTTGATCAGGAAATCAAACGCGTTTTTTATAATGATTTACGAATTAAATCAGCATATAATACCTACATCAATAAAGGGTTACCACCAGGACCAATAGCAATGCCAGATGTTTCGGCTATTGATGCGGTTTTAAATGCTACAAATCACGATTATATATATTTCTGTGCAAATCCAGACAAGCCAGGTTATCATGCTTTTGCATCTAGTTATGAAGCACATCAAGTAAATGCAAAAAAATATGCAGATTGGGTAAGCAAATTAGGTATCAACCGATAA
- a CDS encoding YfiM family protein, whose protein sequence is MLSIFLFVSVLSQAQSSINSFLEPSDTLNKPKRTVVYVGESIALGATLVGLNQIWYQDYPQTNFHFINDNKQWLQMDKLGHVYSSYHLGRVGAELLEWSGASQKEQLIYGSTLGLGFLTVVEVFDGFSQEWGASSGDIIANVSGTALHVSQELLWNEQRITPKFSFQQTKFAAQRPETLGASLNEQILKDYNGQTYWLSFNIQSFTKDSFTPKWLNIAFGYGGEGMLYGTNTEAIQNSIFQSPYRQFYLSFDVDLTKIKTKSHFLKSLFSVFNTLKIPAPTLQYDDFNGVKAHFIYF, encoded by the coding sequence TTGCTGTCCATTTTTCTGTTTGTTTCTGTTCTCAGTCAGGCACAATCGTCTATTAATTCGTTTTTAGAACCTTCTGATACGCTTAATAAACCAAAAAGAACTGTCGTTTATGTTGGTGAATCTATTGCATTAGGTGCAACACTTGTAGGTTTAAACCAAATTTGGTATCAAGATTATCCGCAAACCAATTTCCATTTCATCAACGATAATAAGCAATGGTTGCAAATGGATAAATTAGGTCATGTGTACTCTTCCTATCATTTAGGTAGAGTAGGGGCCGAACTTTTGGAATGGAGTGGAGCATCTCAAAAAGAACAGTTGATTTATGGTTCTACGCTCGGATTGGGGTTTTTAACCGTAGTTGAGGTTTTTGATGGCTTTTCACAAGAATGGGGTGCATCTTCTGGAGATATTATTGCTAATGTATCAGGAACTGCATTACATGTTTCACAAGAACTACTTTGGAACGAACAACGAATTACTCCAAAATTCTCTTTTCAGCAAACCAAATTTGCAGCACAACGTCCGGAAACACTTGGCGCTTCGCTAAACGAACAAATTTTAAAAGATTACAACGGTCAAACCTATTGGCTGTCATTTAATATACAATCATTTACTAAAGATAGTTTTACTCCAAAATGGTTAAATATAGCTTTTGGTTATGGTGGAGAAGGTATGTTGTATGGAACAAATACCGAAGCTATTCAAAACAGTATTTTTCAGAGCCCATATCGTCAATTTTATCTCAGTTTTGATGTCGATTTGACTAAAATTAAGACAAAATCACATTTTTTAAAGTCACTTTTTTCGGTTTTTAACACACTAAAAATTCCTGCACCAACTTTGCAATATGATGATTTTAACGGAGTTAAAGCGCACTTCATCTACTTTTAA